A section of the Streptomyces sp. NBC_00102 genome encodes:
- a CDS encoding enoyl-CoA hydratase/isomerase family protein → MNDDAPVLPVLLRDDGHVRHITLNRPRVLNALDHASVRALDAALAAAGRDDAVTAVVISGAGARGLCAGGDIRALHDDARAGGSASLDFWRDEYRLNARIHRFPKPYVAYMDGIVMGGGVGISAHGSVRVVTERSRVAMPETAIGFVPDVGGLHLLSRAPGELGTHLALTGRSVGAADALLCGLADHHVRSGDLPALTAALSGCGTPADITRTVRSHATDAGAGELDAARGWIDTCYTADTVGGIVDRLRDHGAPAAKETADTLLTLSPTALAVTLAAVRRARAAGSLEESLDQDFRVSSRAFAHPDFVEGVRARIVDKDYAPRWAPPRIEDVRESEVARYFAPLGAEELGLAPAPGDG, encoded by the coding sequence ATGAACGACGACGCCCCCGTCCTCCCCGTCCTCCTGCGCGACGACGGCCACGTCCGCCACATCACCCTGAACAGGCCGCGGGTACTGAACGCCCTCGACCACGCCTCGGTGCGCGCCCTCGACGCGGCGCTCGCGGCGGCGGGGCGCGACGACGCCGTCACGGCGGTGGTGATCTCGGGCGCCGGTGCGCGCGGTCTGTGCGCGGGCGGCGACATCCGTGCCCTGCACGACGACGCCAGGGCCGGCGGCAGCGCGTCCCTGGACTTCTGGCGCGACGAGTACCGTCTCAACGCGCGGATCCACCGGTTCCCCAAGCCGTACGTCGCCTACATGGACGGCATCGTGATGGGCGGCGGAGTCGGCATCTCGGCGCACGGGAGCGTACGCGTCGTCACCGAGCGCTCACGGGTCGCGATGCCGGAGACCGCCATCGGCTTCGTGCCGGACGTCGGCGGGCTCCACCTGCTGTCGCGGGCCCCCGGCGAGCTGGGAACCCACCTCGCGCTCACCGGCCGGTCCGTCGGCGCCGCGGACGCACTGCTGTGCGGCCTCGCCGACCACCACGTCCGCTCGGGGGACCTCCCGGCTCTCACGGCCGCGCTCTCCGGGTGTGGGACCCCCGCCGACATCACGCGCACGGTCCGGAGCCACGCCACCGACGCGGGGGCCGGGGAACTCGACGCCGCGCGCGGCTGGATCGACACCTGCTACACCGCCGACACCGTCGGCGGGATCGTGGACCGGCTCCGCGACCATGGGGCCCCCGCCGCGAAGGAGACCGCCGACACGCTTCTCACGCTGTCACCCACCGCACTCGCGGTCACCCTGGCCGCAGTTCGCCGGGCGCGGGCGGCGGGCAGTCTGGAGGAGTCGCTCGACCAGGACTTCCGTGTCTCCTCCCGCGCCTTCGCGCACCCCGACTTCGTCGAGGGCGTGCGCGCCAGGATCGTGGACAAGGACTACGCGCCCCGCTGGGCGCCGCCGCGTATCGAGGACGTCCGCGAGAGCGAGGTGGCCCGGTACTTCGCTCCGCTCGGCGCGGAGGAACTCGGGCTGGCGCCCGCCCCCGGCGACGGGTGA
- a CDS encoding FAD-binding oxidoreductase encodes MTNAPVDSIPARRVLTGPADLARYQHDEAEWAPYGMPRAVVRPQNTAEVRAVVRHCVEHGIPLVSRGAGTGLSGGANAVDGAIVLSFEDMNAVLRIDPAERLAVVQPGVVNDDLRAACAEHGLWYPPDPASSPWSTIGGNVATNAGGMCCVKYGVTRDYVLGLEVVNGLGETVRLGRSTAKGVAGYDLAGLMVGSEGTLGVITEITVRLRPRRPAERTVAGYFPSVVTAGEAVSAVTASGVIPSALELVDRHCLAAVDAWKNMGLSADAEVVLLGRVDTPGAEGDAEAELVRECFERAGATWAAVSTDQQEADALFEARRLAYPALERLGPVLTEDVCVPRTAVPEMLARIERTAARHDILVANIAHAGDGNLHPLIITPPGDEAARGRAQSAFEDILDDAIALGGTVTGEHGVGLLKMGGMSRELGPAVLAMHRAVKSALDPHGILNPGKVLSTGLPGA; translated from the coding sequence CAGCACGACGAGGCCGAGTGGGCTCCGTACGGGATGCCCCGGGCGGTGGTGCGGCCGCAGAACACCGCCGAGGTGCGCGCCGTGGTGCGCCACTGCGTCGAGCACGGCATCCCGCTGGTGTCGCGCGGAGCCGGTACGGGGCTCTCGGGCGGGGCCAACGCGGTGGACGGCGCGATCGTGCTCTCCTTCGAGGACATGAACGCGGTGCTGCGGATCGACCCCGCCGAGCGGCTCGCGGTCGTGCAGCCGGGCGTCGTCAACGACGACCTGCGGGCCGCCTGCGCGGAGCACGGACTCTGGTATCCGCCCGATCCCGCCAGTTCCCCGTGGTCCACCATCGGCGGGAACGTGGCGACGAACGCCGGTGGCATGTGCTGCGTGAAGTACGGCGTGACCCGCGACTACGTACTCGGCCTGGAGGTCGTCAACGGACTCGGCGAAACGGTCCGGCTGGGGCGCAGCACCGCCAAGGGGGTCGCGGGGTACGACCTGGCCGGGCTGATGGTCGGCTCCGAGGGCACGCTCGGCGTCATCACCGAGATCACCGTGCGGCTCAGGCCCCGGCGGCCCGCCGAGCGGACCGTCGCCGGGTACTTCCCCTCGGTGGTGACTGCGGGCGAGGCGGTGAGTGCCGTCACCGCCTCGGGCGTCATCCCCTCTGCCCTGGAACTCGTCGACCGCCACTGTCTCGCCGCCGTCGACGCCTGGAAGAACATGGGGCTTTCCGCCGACGCCGAGGTCGTACTGCTGGGCAGGGTCGACACCCCGGGAGCCGAGGGGGACGCGGAGGCGGAACTCGTACGGGAGTGCTTCGAGCGGGCCGGGGCGACCTGGGCCGCCGTCTCCACCGACCAGCAGGAGGCCGACGCGCTCTTCGAGGCACGGCGGCTCGCCTACCCGGCGCTCGAACGCCTGGGCCCGGTGCTCACCGAGGACGTGTGCGTCCCCAGGACCGCGGTGCCGGAGATGCTGGCGAGGATCGAGCGTACGGCCGCCCGGCACGACATCCTGGTGGCCAACATCGCGCACGCGGGCGACGGCAACCTCCATCCGCTGATCATCACTCCGCCCGGGGACGAAGCCGCCCGGGGACGGGCCCAGTCGGCGTTCGAGGACATCCTGGACGACGCGATCGCGCTCGGCGGCACGGTGACGGGTGAACACGGCGTGGGCCTGCTGAAGATGGGCGGAATGAGCAGAGAGCTGGGTCCGGCCGTGCTCGCCATGCACCGGGCCGTGAAGTCCGCCCTGGACCCGCACGGCATCCTCAACCCCGGCAAGGTGCTGTCCACCGGGCTCCCGGGGGCCTGA